In the Populus trichocarpa isolate Nisqually-1 chromosome 1, P.trichocarpa_v4.1, whole genome shotgun sequence genome, one interval contains:
- the LOC18093979 gene encoding autophagy-related protein 8f, with protein MAKSYFKQEHGLEKRRAEAARIREKYPDRIPVIVEKAERSDIPNIDKKKYLVPADLTVGQFVYVIRKRIKLSAEKAIFIFVDNVLPPTGAIMSAIYEDKKDEDGFLYVTYSGENTFGSQIPL; from the exons ATGGCGAAGAGTTACTTCAAGCAAGAGCATGGTCTTG aGAAGAGGAGGGCAGAGGCTGCCAGGATCAGGGAGAAGTACCCAGATAGGATTCCC gtGATCGTGGAGAAGGCAGAAAGAAGTGATATACCAAACATAGACAAGAAAAA GTACCTTGTTCCAGCTGACCTGACTGTAGGACAGTTTGTCTATGTTATCCGCAAAAGAATCAAGTTGAGTGCAGAAAAGGCAATCTTTATATTTGTGGATAATGTCCTCCCACCCACAG GTGCTATCATGTCTGCAATATATGAGGATAAAAAGGATGAAGACGGGTTTCTCTATGTGACCTACAGCGGAGAGAACACTTTTGGGTCTCAGATTCCACTGTAG
- the LOC18093980 gene encoding scarecrow-like protein 22 isoform X1, with protein MPFHLQAKGGVDIAGFASICSQQEAWTHRQQQQQQQQQQQQPLQVNSFASKESTSVLHMRRSQSPPTSVSTLSSSSNGGAGGNTTNITATDKAVNPVSNERKDEWATELQPIPSGLEFVSSGARCGLGLEDWENMLSEPSQEQSFLRWIAGDVDDTQFGLKQLLQSGNNQLEYDGNADAGAGGGGLGIVDQGHGFESLSGIPCGVSSIGTNLAPFPGPGVSNVGSGLVAPGSFSGLVNYKNVGFGNNNSSVQSPVFSSSSNSVSLPLSLPPGMVYHHNQQQQIEASEEKPHILDPQVLMNQQQSHNPHAQNPNLFLPLPFSQQENRPLHSQLKRHNSGGIDPISHVIPKAPFSVPGQEFLLRKHQQQQLGFPQGVQFLHQQLQQKPLMVKKEDLGVQQQQQQQQQHALLDQLCKAAELVGTGNFLHAQGILARLNQQLSPTGKPFHRAAFYFKEALQLLLLMNNNSVTAPPPRSPTPFDVIFKMSAYKVLSEVSPLIQFVNFTCNQALLEAVDDADSIHIVDFDIGFGAQWASFMQELPRNRGVRSLKTTAFASPSTHHPVELGLMRDNLTQFANEIGLSFELDVINFDSLEQNCYSLPFFRTNENEAVVVNFPIWCSSNQPSALPSLLRFIKQLSPKIVVSLDRGCDRSDLPFPQHILHALQSYVHLLESLDAVNATTDAVNKIERFLLQPRIESTVLGRLRAPEKMPNWKTIFASVGFSPVTFSNFTETQAECVVKRTPVRGFHVEKRQALLVLCWQRRELMSASAWRC; from the coding sequence ATGCCCTTTCATTTGCAGGCCAAAGGGGGTGTAGATATTGCTGGTTTTGCTTCAATTTGTTCTCAACAAGAAGCCTGGACGCAcaggcagcagcagcagcagcaacaacaacaacaacaacaacctctTCAAGTTAATAGCTTTGCAAGCAAAGAATCTACCTCAGTTCTTCATATGAGAAGAAGTCAAAGCCCACCCACATCTGTTTCGACTCTCTCTTCCTCCTCAAACGGCGGCGCCGGTGGAAACACCACCAACATCACGGCAACAGATAAAGCAGTGAACCCAGTGAGCAATGAAAGGAAAGATGAATGGGCTACAGAGTTGCAGCCAATCCCAAGTGGACTAGAGTTTGTTTCATCAGGAGCAAGATGTGGACTTGGACTAGAAGATTGGGAGAATATGCTGTCAGAGCCGAGCCAAGAACAATCCTTTTTGAGGTGGATAGCTGGGGATGTGGATGACACACAGTTTGGGCTAAAGCAGCTGTTGCAAAGTGGAAACAATCAGCTGGAATATGATGGCAATGCTGATGCTGGTGCCGGTGGTGGTGGATTGGGGATTGTTGATCAAGGACATGGATTTGAGTCCTTAAGTGGAATTCCATGTGGGGTGTCAAGCATTGGTACTAATTTGGCTCCTTTTCCTGGTCCTGGGGTTTCAAATGTTGGGTCTGGTTTAGTTGCTCCTGGTTCTTTTTCTGGGTTGGTCAATTACAAAAATGTTGGATTCGGAAACAACAACTCTAGCGTGCAAAGCCCAGTTTTTAGTTCTTCATCTAACAGTGTATCACTTCCACTTTCTTTGCCTCCGGGTATGGTTTATCATCATAATCAGCAGCAACAAATCGAGGCCTCGGAGGAGAAGCCGCATATACTAGATCCACAGGTATTGATGAACCAGCAACAGTCTCATAATCCGCACGCTCAAAATCCCAACCTTTTCTTGCCACTACCATTTTCCCAGCAAGAAAATCGGCCCCTCCATTCCCAACTCAAGCGCCACAATTCTGGTGGTATAGACCCAATCTCTCATGTAATCCCTAAAGCACCATTCTCTGTTCCTGGGCAAGAGTTTTTGCTAAGAAAACACCAACAACAGCAACTGGGGTTTCCACAGGGAGTTCAATTTCTTCACCAACAACTTCAACAGAAGCCATTGATGGTGAAGAAGGAAGATTTAGGAGtccagcaacagcaacagcaacagcaacagcatgCTTTGTTGGACCAGCTCTGCAAGGCAGCAGAGTTGGTAGGGACTGGGAACTTCTTACACGCGCAAGGGATATTGGCGCGGCTCAATCAACAGCTCTCCCCCACTGGAAAGCCTTTCCACAGGGCAGCTTTCTACTTCAAGGAGGCTCTTCAATTGCTCCTTCTCATGAATAATAACTCAGTCACTGCCCCACCGCCTAGGAGCCCCACCCCATTTGATGTCATCTTCAAAATGAGTGCTTACAAAGTCTTATCTGAGGTTTCTCCACTTATCCAATTTGTCAACTTCACTTGCAATCAGGCTCTCCTTGAAGCAGTTGATGATGCAGATAGTATTCACATAGTGGACTTTGATATTGGATTTGGCGCTCAATGGGCCTCTTTCATGCAGGAACTTCCGCGAAATAGAGGTGTCCGGTCGTTGAAAACCACTGCTTTTGCCTCTCCTTCGACTCACCATCCTGTTGAACTTGGTCTTATGCGTGATAACTTAACTCAATTTGCTAATGAGATTGGTCTGAGTTTTGAACTTGATGTGATTAACTTTGATTCCTTGGAGCAAAACTGTTATTCTCTTCCCTTTTTCCGAACAAATGAAAATGAGGCTGTTGTGGTGAATTTCCCTATTTGGTGCTCTTCAAATCAACCATCTGCATTACCGTCACTGCTGCGCTTTATAAAGCAACTTTCACCGAAGATCGTGGTGTCTTTGGACCGAGGGTGTGACAGAAGTGATCTTCCGTTCCCACAACATATTCTCCATGCCCTCCAATCTTATGTACACCTATTGGAATCATTGGATGCTGTTAATGCAACTACGGATGCAGTGAACAAGATTGAGAGGTTTTTGCTCCAGCCTAGGATTGAAAGTACTGTGTTGGGGCGTCTTCGTGCACCAGAAAAGATGCCAAATTGGAAGACAATCTTTGCGTCTGTTGGCTTTTCTCCTGTAACTTTCAGTAACTTCACCGAAACTCAGGCAGAATGTGTGGTGAAGAGGACTCCAGTGAGGGGATTTCATGTGGAGAAGCGGCAGGCATTGCTTGTGCTTTGTTGGCAGCGTAGAGAGCTTATGTCAGCTTCAGCATGGAGATGCTGA
- the LOC18093980 gene encoding scarecrow-like protein 22 isoform X2 has translation MRRSQSPPTSVSTLSSSSNGGAGGNTTNITATDKAVNPVSNERKDEWATELQPIPSGLEFVSSGARCGLGLEDWENMLSEPSQEQSFLRWIAGDVDDTQFGLKQLLQSGNNQLEYDGNADAGAGGGGLGIVDQGHGFESLSGIPCGVSSIGTNLAPFPGPGVSNVGSGLVAPGSFSGLVNYKNVGFGNNNSSVQSPVFSSSSNSVSLPLSLPPGMVYHHNQQQQIEASEEKPHILDPQVLMNQQQSHNPHAQNPNLFLPLPFSQQENRPLHSQLKRHNSGGIDPISHVIPKAPFSVPGQEFLLRKHQQQQLGFPQGVQFLHQQLQQKPLMVKKEDLGVQQQQQQQQQHALLDQLCKAAELVGTGNFLHAQGILARLNQQLSPTGKPFHRAAFYFKEALQLLLLMNNNSVTAPPPRSPTPFDVIFKMSAYKVLSEVSPLIQFVNFTCNQALLEAVDDADSIHIVDFDIGFGAQWASFMQELPRNRGVRSLKTTAFASPSTHHPVELGLMRDNLTQFANEIGLSFELDVINFDSLEQNCYSLPFFRTNENEAVVVNFPIWCSSNQPSALPSLLRFIKQLSPKIVVSLDRGCDRSDLPFPQHILHALQSYVHLLESLDAVNATTDAVNKIERFLLQPRIESTVLGRLRAPEKMPNWKTIFASVGFSPVTFSNFTETQAECVVKRTPVRGFHVEKRQALLVLCWQRRELMSASAWRC, from the coding sequence ATGAGAAGAAGTCAAAGCCCACCCACATCTGTTTCGACTCTCTCTTCCTCCTCAAACGGCGGCGCCGGTGGAAACACCACCAACATCACGGCAACAGATAAAGCAGTGAACCCAGTGAGCAATGAAAGGAAAGATGAATGGGCTACAGAGTTGCAGCCAATCCCAAGTGGACTAGAGTTTGTTTCATCAGGAGCAAGATGTGGACTTGGACTAGAAGATTGGGAGAATATGCTGTCAGAGCCGAGCCAAGAACAATCCTTTTTGAGGTGGATAGCTGGGGATGTGGATGACACACAGTTTGGGCTAAAGCAGCTGTTGCAAAGTGGAAACAATCAGCTGGAATATGATGGCAATGCTGATGCTGGTGCCGGTGGTGGTGGATTGGGGATTGTTGATCAAGGACATGGATTTGAGTCCTTAAGTGGAATTCCATGTGGGGTGTCAAGCATTGGTACTAATTTGGCTCCTTTTCCTGGTCCTGGGGTTTCAAATGTTGGGTCTGGTTTAGTTGCTCCTGGTTCTTTTTCTGGGTTGGTCAATTACAAAAATGTTGGATTCGGAAACAACAACTCTAGCGTGCAAAGCCCAGTTTTTAGTTCTTCATCTAACAGTGTATCACTTCCACTTTCTTTGCCTCCGGGTATGGTTTATCATCATAATCAGCAGCAACAAATCGAGGCCTCGGAGGAGAAGCCGCATATACTAGATCCACAGGTATTGATGAACCAGCAACAGTCTCATAATCCGCACGCTCAAAATCCCAACCTTTTCTTGCCACTACCATTTTCCCAGCAAGAAAATCGGCCCCTCCATTCCCAACTCAAGCGCCACAATTCTGGTGGTATAGACCCAATCTCTCATGTAATCCCTAAAGCACCATTCTCTGTTCCTGGGCAAGAGTTTTTGCTAAGAAAACACCAACAACAGCAACTGGGGTTTCCACAGGGAGTTCAATTTCTTCACCAACAACTTCAACAGAAGCCATTGATGGTGAAGAAGGAAGATTTAGGAGtccagcaacagcaacagcaacagcaacagcatgCTTTGTTGGACCAGCTCTGCAAGGCAGCAGAGTTGGTAGGGACTGGGAACTTCTTACACGCGCAAGGGATATTGGCGCGGCTCAATCAACAGCTCTCCCCCACTGGAAAGCCTTTCCACAGGGCAGCTTTCTACTTCAAGGAGGCTCTTCAATTGCTCCTTCTCATGAATAATAACTCAGTCACTGCCCCACCGCCTAGGAGCCCCACCCCATTTGATGTCATCTTCAAAATGAGTGCTTACAAAGTCTTATCTGAGGTTTCTCCACTTATCCAATTTGTCAACTTCACTTGCAATCAGGCTCTCCTTGAAGCAGTTGATGATGCAGATAGTATTCACATAGTGGACTTTGATATTGGATTTGGCGCTCAATGGGCCTCTTTCATGCAGGAACTTCCGCGAAATAGAGGTGTCCGGTCGTTGAAAACCACTGCTTTTGCCTCTCCTTCGACTCACCATCCTGTTGAACTTGGTCTTATGCGTGATAACTTAACTCAATTTGCTAATGAGATTGGTCTGAGTTTTGAACTTGATGTGATTAACTTTGATTCCTTGGAGCAAAACTGTTATTCTCTTCCCTTTTTCCGAACAAATGAAAATGAGGCTGTTGTGGTGAATTTCCCTATTTGGTGCTCTTCAAATCAACCATCTGCATTACCGTCACTGCTGCGCTTTATAAAGCAACTTTCACCGAAGATCGTGGTGTCTTTGGACCGAGGGTGTGACAGAAGTGATCTTCCGTTCCCACAACATATTCTCCATGCCCTCCAATCTTATGTACACCTATTGGAATCATTGGATGCTGTTAATGCAACTACGGATGCAGTGAACAAGATTGAGAGGTTTTTGCTCCAGCCTAGGATTGAAAGTACTGTGTTGGGGCGTCTTCGTGCACCAGAAAAGATGCCAAATTGGAAGACAATCTTTGCGTCTGTTGGCTTTTCTCCTGTAACTTTCAGTAACTTCACCGAAACTCAGGCAGAATGTGTGGTGAAGAGGACTCCAGTGAGGGGATTTCATGTGGAGAAGCGGCAGGCATTGCTTGTGCTTTGTTGGCAGCGTAGAGAGCTTATGTCAGCTTCAGCATGGAGATGCTGA
- the LOC18093994 gene encoding uncharacterized protein LOC18093994 has translation MGIIRSGFLFIAGTVFGVYVAQNYNVPNVRKITNTGLLIANHIEETYRKPKKRDGDD, from the coding sequence ATGGGGATAATTCGGAGCGGGTTTTTGTTCATCGCAGGGACGGTGTTCGGCGTCTACGTTGCTCAAAACTACAACGTTCCAAACGTAAGGAAGATTACCAATACTGGTCTCTTAATCGCCAATCACATCGAGGAAACTTATAGGAAGCCCAAGAAGAGAGACGGcgatgattga
- the LOC127904776 gene encoding uncharacterized protein LOC127904776 has product MGKLGCGIDGGLNEAKFSAPIPWIGLYIAVASLACAIAMAADFIRGFRQQKFWFPSKFFSINATSLTIIAVAVKLSVDLNTAMPRRVDQLAKLSSGALLCTVMGNSMPSLGTMDNNDLYTNIIALGILVVTVIVNTGIQLGTGVIYLHWKEHALIMFLMLILLVILSFSALTVPVTKKYFQYKYNKKYGMALKEDSNETSKREDRELKEDIMKFWMMAHTCNPQFVVGRSVTCTAAGAFCLLGAMTLAEAMLRSYLMPWSFKFCTGESDYEWSTILILITQTIAVGVGTIAPAIRWFTAVNFRCPIRRMKSGKRKWTVERYWIQLLVEIKECPLSIRFEDRFCKKFAHHVKNKLVDLCIGMQTGIVLGSKVIQFISVYFMIQVLLFFDFCKKLKTMKPKNGISSDSGSESRSTPKPDLRRYVMHLEGEDELVELMMKNNFDATDHWLRRGERKQPKHLTELLEKSTFAEGFKGVREFDSDLVLSLVCDEPPNCWALPVVTLTAIAVALPNVSGSLMKQLMRSVNEGLMYVRLIEDSLDANGELLNIRKAASVAWVGVDLFHKWLDVDLRKLSFQAESTKEILEKLSDAAKNRLEEFKKTPMNQCLKEGPSKWPIKILAANSMYRISQTLLQNCERRNGLIDERLFEALTVMISDILGACLTNLRQVIFHCLSRAVTDREHCVRRAVFILGKTEKIRKLLDQQPISTLDPDQMAYIDEWRSMHDLKISLPSIPSSAKSETALSTSSDLYITME; this is encoded by the coding sequence ATGGGGAAACTGGGCTGTGGAATCGATGGTGGTCTGAATGAAGCAAAGTTCAGTGCACCTATACCATGGATTGGTCTCTACATAGCAGTGGCATCTCTGGCCTGTGCAATTGCTATGGCTGCGGATTTCATCCGTGGCTTCCGCCAACAGAAGTTCTGGTTCCCGAGCAAATTCTTCTCCATTAATGCCACTTCACTGACCATAATAGCTGTGGCAGTCAAATTGTCAGTGGATCTAAACACTGCTATGCCTCGCCGCGTTGATCAGCTCGCAAAACTTAGCAGTGGTGCCTTGCTCTGTACAGTAATGGGTAACTCTATGCCTTCTCTAGGAACTATGGACAACAATGATTTATACACAAATATTATTGCTTTAGGAATACTCGTTGTTACTGTTATTGTTAATACGGGAATCCAATTAGGCACTGGTGTAATATATCTTCACTGGAAAGAGCATGCTTTAATTATGTTTCTCATGCTTATTTTGCTTGTAATCCTAAGCTTTTCGGCTTTAACTGTGCCggtaactaaaaaatatttccaatataaatataataagaagTATGGTATGGCTCTGAAAGAAGACTCGAATGAAACCAGCAAAAGGGAAGACAGGGAACTTAAAGAAGATATAATGAAATTCTGGATGATGGCTCATACCTGCAACCCCCAGTTCGTGGTTGGCCGTTCAGTTACATGCACGGCCGCAGGTGCATTCTGTCTCCTTGGTGCTATGACTTTAGCAGAGGCCATGCTGCGATCTTACTTGATGCCCTGGTCATTCAAATTTTGCACCGGAGAGTCTGACTATGAGTGGTCGACCATCTTAATTCTTATTACACAGACCATTGCAGTAGGAGTTGGTACTATTGCCCCAGCAATCAGATGGTTCACTGCTGTAAACTTCAGATGCCCAATCAGAAGGATGAAAAGCGGCAAAAGAAAATGGACAGTAGAAAGGTACTGGATCCAGTTGCTTGTGGAGATTAAAGAGTGCCCACTAAGCATACGATTCGAGGACCGGTTTTGCAAGAAATTTGCCCATCATGTTAAAAACAAACTGGTGGACCTCTGTATTGGAATGCAAACGGGAATTGTGTTGGGAAGCAAAGTGATTCAGTTCATTTCAGTTTACTTCATGATCCAGGTTTTGTTATTCTTTGATTTCTGTAAGAAGTTAAAAACGATGAAACCCAAAAACGGCATTTCATCTGACTCGGGATCAGAATCACGATCGACTCCAAAACCAGATCTCAGACGTTACGTTATGCATCTTGAAGGTGAAGACGAGCTAGTtgagttgatgatgaagaacaACTTTGATGCCACTGATCATTGGCTGCGAAGGGGGGAAAGGAAACAGCCAAAGCATCTCACAGAACTTCTGGAAAAATCAACCTTTGCAGAAGGATTTAAGGGAGTGAGAGAGTTTGACAGTGACCTAGTTCTCTCTTTAGTTTGTGATGAACCTCCTAACTGTTGGGCTCTTCCTGTAGTAACTCTGACAGCCATTGCAGTTGCACTTCCAAATGTCAGTGGTAGTTTAATGAAACAGTTGATGCGCAGTGTAAATGAAGGCCTCATGTATGTCAGACTCATAGAAGATAGCCTGGACGCAAATGGAGAATTGCTTAACATCAGGAAAGCAGCAAGTGTTGCATGGGTAGGAGTCGATCTCTTCCACAAGTGGCTAGATGTGGACCTTCGAAAACTGTCCTTCCAAGCAGAAAGCACTAAGGAAATACTCGAGAAACTATCTGATGCTGCAAAGAATAGGTTGGAGGAGTTTAAGAAGACACCCATGAATCAATGTCTGAAGGAAGGACCTTCAAAGTGGCCCATCAAGATACTGGCCGCTAATTCCATGTATAGGATAAGCCAAACTCTTCTGCAGAATTGTGAAAGAAGAAATGGCTTGATCGACGAAAGATTATTTGAAGCTTTAACTGTCATGATCTCTGATATACTGGGCGCTTGTCTAACTAACTTACGGCAGGTCATATTCCACTGTTTGAGCAGGGCTGTCACTGATAGAGAGCATTGTGTACGCAGAGCCGTTTTCATTCTTGGAAAAACTGAAAAGATTCGGAAACTTCTAGATCAGCAGCCTATTTCCACTTTAGATCCAGATCAAATGGCCTACATTGATGAGTGGCGTTCAATGCATGATTTGAAGATCTCTTTGCCCTCCATTCCATCTTCAGCAAAGAGTGAAACGGCCTTATCCACTTCGAGCGACTTGTATATAACCATGGAATGA